ACCTATCCCACAAGATGACCTCCTTAATTACGATTTGGATTTTAGCGATGTAAAGGGGCAGGAGCACGCAAAAAGAGCCCTTGAGGTAGCAGCAGCTGGACAGCATAATGTGCTTCTCATAGGTCCGCCTGGTTCCGGAAAGACCATGCTCGCCAAACGCCTGCCAACAATCCTACCGCCTTTGAGCCTTGAAGAGGCGCTTGAGACCACGAAAATCTATAGCGTCGCTGGGCTTCTTTCCCATAGCACGCCAATCATCCTTCAGCGCCCCTTCAGAAGCCCCCATCATACCATATCAACAGCTGGCTTGGCAGGGGGAGGAACCGTTCCACGCCCCGGAGAGATATCGCTCGCCCACAATGGTGTCTTATTTTTGGATGAGTTTCCCGAGTTCCGTAGGGATAGCTTGGAAGTCCTTCGCCAGCCCCTTGAAGAGGGATATGTTTCCATCTCAAGAGCAAAGCTGACGATTACCTATCCCGCTCGCTTCACTCTCGTAGCGGCTATGAATCCCTGCCCCTGTGGCTATTTCGGAGATGCCACGAGGACTTGCACTTGCACTCCCATGCAAATACACAAATATCTCGCGAAAATCTCCGGTCCTCTGCTTGATAGAATAGATATCCATATAGAGGTCCCTCGCCTTCCCCAGGAGAAGCTCCTTCAAGAGGCGCAAGGGGAGAGCTCGGCGAAGATAAGAGAGAGGGTGATGAGGGCGAGGGAGATACAAGCGAAGAGGTTTGCCGGAACGAACATCTTTTTCAATGCCCATATGAACTCCAAGCAGATAAGGGAGTTCTGTCCTTTATCATCGGATGTTAAGGATGTTTTGAGGTCGGCAATAAGCAGATTGGACCTATCTGCGAGGGCTTACGATAGGATTATAAAAGTTGCGAGGACGATTGCGGATTTAGAAGGAAGCGAGAATATAGAAGTTCATCACATCGGCGAGGCAATCCAGTACCGCTCCTTGGATAGGAAGTTTTGGTAAGACCCTTTAAGCGTTTGCTTCCAGCATAAAATGTATTAAAGATTCACAAAAAACTTTTTGCCTCAGCGAGGTTCTCTAATCAAATCTACGCTTGAAAGCATAGGGTATTTGACTCCGTTTTCCATACTGCTTCTAATGATTTCCCTCACCTCGGCGTATATCTGGCGCAAAACATCCTCAAAGTCCTTCTTTCCGCTTTCTATGTTGTCCATCTCTTCCTCTAACCTTCTCGTTGTTTCTTCGTTAAGATATTTGCTGAAGTTGAGCTGAGAAAATCCATAAACTCTTATCCCCAAAGAAGTTGCAACCAAGAGCGATTTCCTCACCTCTTTCACATAATTTCTCTTCTTCAAGATTTCAAGAATTTTCGCATAGGTTGATGGTCTCCCAATCCCCTTATCCTTCATCATAGAGACTATCTCCGAGTAGGTGAAAGGACTATGAGCGGGGACAACTCTCTTCGCGCTCTCCAAAATCCTTGATTTCCCTTCCTGCAAGCCAGAGATATTCCGTGCCTGCAGTTTGATGATTTTTGTGAAGCCATCCTCTAAAATCCTGTTTATGAACTCAAACTCCCTTTCTTCATCTCCCGCCAAAACTTTAAACTTTATCCTCTCAACCTGTGCGGGCTTCATTTGGCTCGCGATGAACCTCTTGAAGATGATGTCATAGGCTCTGATATCCCTGTCCGTTAGGGGCGAAGGAAATCTTAACAATTTCAGACCAATCAGGTTCTTCAATTTCTGGGAATCAACTGCCATCGTTGGTCTTATACATTCATGGGCACCCTCCGACTCCCATTTCCTCGCCCTGAAGTAATCCTCTCCAAAGGTTGAGGAGATATATTCCTTCGCGATATTTATCCCCACAGAGCTAACAGTCGTGCTGCTCGTCCTATGATATGTGATTAAACCGTTCTCAAACAATTTCTGGGCTATCTGCATCGCCTCATTGGCGTCTATTTTTAGAAAAGTCGTTAAGGTGGAGAGCAATGTATCGGTGGTAAAGGGCGGATAGGGATTCACTTCGTCCTCGTATACATTAACATCTTTAAGTTCAACGAAACCATTTGAGATGATTTTATCGTAGGTTCCCTTCTTTGCCCTGAAGCTGATTTGCAGACCATTTTCCAGCTTCAAACTTATCAATTCCTCTCTCTCCTTGAGCTTTTTCGTCCTATCTACAATCCAGCCCAAGACGGGAGTTTGAACCCTACCAGCGGAAAGCCTGTTGTTCCTGAAGACCTTCCAAAGCACGGGAGAAATTCCAAATCCAATCCACCTATCCTGCACCCTCCTGACGATTTGGGCTTTGACCAAATTCAAATCGAAATCCTCCAGATTCTCCAATACCCTCAAGATTTCTTTCCTCGTAACCTCGTGGAAACGCACTCTTTTTATGTTCTCGTTCATCGGTTTCAAGAGCAGGCATAAGTCAAAGGCGATTTTCTCTCCCTCGCTGTCGGGGTCAGTGCCGATAATCACCTCATCCACCAAACTCGCTATCCTTCTTAAAGCATCTATTCTCGCTTCCGCGTCTACGAACTTATTGCCACCACAGGGGCAAGCCTCTTCCTCCTCTTCAATTTCCCTCCCACATAAAATACATCTCTTTATCGGTTTGAAATAGGGGATGAAGGTGTCCTTAATCTCAACACCGAACAAACCCTCTTGCAAGCTCAAGTCCGTTATATGTCCTTTGCTCGCAGCTATTATGAAATAAGAATTCGCCCCGAAGACCTCATTCACTACCAAATTCTCATAGCTTTTTCTTGCGGGTTTGCCAAAAAACCTCGCTATAGTTTTAACCTTCGTAGGAGATTCCACTATGAGCAATTTAGTGGTCAGAGCTATCTTTGCTTCCTCAACTTTCAATTTATCCTCCAAGGCGAGCGAGATTCTCTTTCTATCCTCGTCTATTTCCCTTAGCACTTCTTCTAAGTTTATTTCCTCAAATTGTTTCCATTCAATTTCCTCAAAGTAACTTAACTCCTTCTTCAAAGAATTAAAAGCCTTTTCTTCATCCACTATCACAACGCTTAACCCCTTCGTTATCCCACTGATGAACAATCTGCTCGTCCTTCCGCTTGCCTGAACATAAGCCACGGAATCGGGAATTAAAAATGTATACTCTCCCTCTTTGTCGCTGAAACTTATTGTCGGCGATTCCCTTATAGCCTTTAAGATATCCTCGTCTTTCAGAATCTTCTTGAAGAATTCCAATCCCTTTTGTGCTATCTTCCTGACGAATTCCAAAAAGCCGTCCAAACTCCTGTTTTCAATCAAACTTTTCCGCACCGCCTCCAATTGTTCGGCGGTTAATGTCTTTATCTTTATCAAATCAGCAACAAGATATTCATATTCCCTTTGATACTTCTCCTTGATAGCTTGCTGGATGTTATTCAAGAGCATCAACCACTTAGTCGGATGGAACTCCTCTATTTTGATTCTGATGACGAATTTAGGAACTCCCACGAAGATGGCATACCTTATCCTTCCCGGCAAATCTATTCCCCTCACAAGGGGACTTCTTGTTGTCACCATCCCTATTAAAGCATCCAATTCGCCCGATTTAAATGCCTCAAAGGCTTTCTTATCCGGTTTCAAAAAAGCCTTTACTTTTACTCCCTTTCCCGTTAGGAATTCCTCTAATTGCTCTGCAAATTCACTGCCCTTGTCCATCGGGACGAATATCAAGCCGCCAGTTCCCAAGATATTGACCAGCCTGAGTGTTTCCTCCTTTATATCCGCAGCCTCAATGAAACAATCAACGATATTTCTCCCGAATTCCGGCTTCAAGCCTATTGAGAATCCGAAGATTGAATTCAAAATCGTGAGGCTTTTGGTCCTTTTAGCCCGCTGGGTAGCCCCGCTAACTAAAAGCTGGGATTGAATTTTCCTGCCATATCTAAGTTTAGAAATCTGAAGAACCGCTTCCTTTACATCTATCCTCTGTTCAAAAACATCCTCAACTATCCCCTTTATCTCATCGGGAAGATTCATCATCCTCAAAACAAATCTTATAGCCTTGCTTTTCCTCAAGAAGCTGTCTACATCGTCAACGAAGACGACATCCACGTTTTGCCTATTAATCTCTTCCTTTTTCATTATGCTAAGATGAGTGGTGATGATTATCTCCGCGGAATCCATTTTTAAGAGTTCTGAATCCTTTTCCCTCCTGGAAAGCATTGAGTGGTAGCTTGCCACTACGACATCCAAATTCAATTCCTTTGCGTATCTCTTCAGCTTCTCTGCCACTTCGTTGACCAGGAGGCTCGTCGGCAGGATTATCAAGCATCTTCGCCTCAAAAACTTGGCGGAATACAAGCTCAAAATTATTTGGGTAGTGGTTTTCCCTGAGCCGGTGGGAGCAATCAATGCGAAGCTCTCCCCCTCCAAAAATCTTCTCACCCAAAACCTTTGTAGAGCCCACATCTTTGTCCTCACAACCGTTCTGAACAGCTCTTCCACTTCCTCAACCCTTCTCTTTCTTTCCTCTATTCCCAATAGAGGACCAAACCTCAGCTGCTCGTTTTCGTTGGGCAAACAAAGCTCACAGGGCAGACCCTTGGCCAGCCTTTCGGAGCCGATATCGTTTCCACAATTTGGGCAAAGGTTCTTGTAAACGATTTTTAAGTCCATCATATTAAAAAAATTATAATCCTTGATTCCCATTTCAAAAAAATAATAATGAGCTTTTAAAAAGATTGAGTTTTTGAATTTTATGCTATAAAATGATTAACGTTGACCTATCGTCAAAATGGAGAGCTAAAGGATGTAAGATGGGTTTTTTAGAAAATTAGCGAAGGCGAAGATAATCCGCTTTGAGAAACCTGTTCTTTATTCCTTGGAGGTGAAATCCGAAACGAAACCCAAGATTTTAAGACTTGAACTACTCGGGGCTCTCTTTATTGTTCTGCTCGGTAGTGTGCTTCATTTCACTTTTGATTGGTCAAATAAGCTTTGGCTTGTGGGCATCTTCTCTGCGGTAAACGAAAGCACATGGGAGCATTTGAAATTAGCAGTGATTCCCGCTCTATTATGGTTGTTAATAGAAATGGGAATATTAAAAGAAAGACCGGAGAATTTCTTCCTTGCTAAAGCTACGGGAATTTATTCAATGCCGCTTCTCATCATAATGATTTTTTACTCTTACAAGGCTGTTTTAGGGAAAAATCTCCTGTTTTTGGATATTTTAACCTTCGTTATCGCGGTGGTTATTGGTCAGATGGTCAGTTACAAAATGATGTTTATAGGAAATCTCCCAAGAGTTTGCGATAAGATTGCCGTCATTTTTATTATTTTGCTATTATTTGCTTTCGCCATTTTTACTTTTTATCCACCCCATATCTTTCTCTTTCAGGACCCCATCACTTTGAGATATGGCATCGTATAAGTTTAAAACGCTGATTTTGTATTTCTCTTTTCATCACAAAAACACGGAGAAAGTCGCCAAGGCGATGGGCGAGGTTTTAAACGCTGATTTGGTTGAGATAACGAAAGCCAGCCCAGAAATGATTTTTGACTATGATTTAATTGGTTTCGGTTCTGGTATTTATGCTTTTTCCCATCATAAGTTGCTTTTTGAATATTTGAACAAATTAAACACCGTCTCAAATAAGAATGCTTTTATTTTCTCCACCTGTGGAGCGCCCGTTGGAATAAAGTTTCATAAAAAATTGAGGAAGGAATTGGTTAAGAAAGGTTTTGAAATAGTAGGGGAGTTCAATTGTTTGGGGTGGATTACTTTCGGTCCTTTTAAGCTCTTTGGAGGGATAAATAAAGGAAGACCAAACGAGTTAGACATCTTAAAAGCGAAGGAATTCGCGAAAACCCTAATGGCGAAGATTTGCCCAAAATAAGAATGACTCACATTAGAAGATAGTAGAGGGTAGGATATTAGATGTAGTGACCAACGAATATCCTTTCCACGAGCAATAACCAACACTTTACAAGCATTTTAAGAACATTCACTTTAAAACAAAGGAAATTTTTAAGGTTGAGCTCTGAGGAAGTCCACGAAGTTTTTCCGGAAGATAAAGAAATTTTGAGCGATGGAATAGGTTAATATAAAGGGAAGCGCGGAATTTGTCAGAAAGCGATGCCGAGAAATAGACATTGAGTTAAGAAATATTCGCGAACTTGAAAAATAAATCCTTGACTGCTTTTTCTTCCCAAATTAGAACTTAATAAAATTTCTGAAAGGAGGAATTTTTATGCCCAAGAGAAAACTGAGAGTAGGAATCATCGGCGTAGGAGGAATCGCTCAAGCCCATATGCAGAGCTACGCCAAGCTCAAGGACAAAGTAGAGCTCGTAGCCTTCTGCGACACCATTTTGGAGAGGGCTGAGCAGGGAGCGAAACAATATGGAGCGCGAAACGCCAAGGTCTTCACCGACTATAGGGAAATGCTGGAGATGAAAGACCTTGACGCAGTTGATATCTGCACTCCTAATAAGTTCCATGCTCCTCAGGCGATAGACGCGCTCAAGGCGGGAAAGCATGTCTATTGCGAGAAGCCTATGGCTATGAATACGGAAGAAGCGGAGGAAATGGTGCGAACCGCAAAGGAAACGGGCTTAAAGCTGAGCGTAGGCTATCCCTCAAGATTCTCCGATGATGCTCAATTCCTCAAGAGCCTGATAGCGAGTGGAGAACTGGGAGAGATATATTACGCTGAGGCAGCCGCAATCAGAAGAAGAGGTGTGCCCACTTGGGGTGTCTTCCTCTCCAAGGAGCTGCAGGGAGGTGGTCCCCTCATAGATATAGGAACCCATATCGTTGACCTCACCCTTTGGCTAATGGGTGATTATTCAAAGCCCGTTGCCGTCCTGGGAACTACTTACCAGAAGTTAGCACCCCTCGGTGGATACAACATCTGGGGTCCTTGGGACCCGAAGAAGTTTGAGGTTGAGGATTCTGCCTTCGGCTTGGTCAAGCTGGAGAGCGGTGCCACCCTTATGGTGAAGTCCTCCTGGGCTTTGAACCTTCTCGAACCCCAACCATCCTTTATCTGTGGGACGAAGGGAGGAGCAATCTTCGGTGGTGGCTCAGTGAGGATTTTCAGCCACACCCATAACAGGCTCATTGATATCACGCCCGTCCCCACGCAAAGCAGTGGGAGCCTCTTCGATAGGGAGATATCGGATTGGGTGGACGCTTTGTTGAACGATAGGGAGCCATTGGTTAAAGCTGAGGAAGCGGCTCAGGTGACGAGAATCTTGGACCTCATTTATAAATCTGCCGACCTCGGCAAGGCAATCAATCTCGTTTGAAAGGAGGGTTGAAAATGGTTGGAATAGCGATGTTGAGTTTCGCCCATGTGCACGCTGAGGGTTATGCCCGGCAGGTAATGGAACAGCCCGACGCCCAAATCGTCGTTATTTGGGATGAGGATGAGGAAAGGGGAAGGGAAATGGCTAAGAAATACAATGTTCCCTTTGAGCCTGATTTGGATAAGGTTTTGGCTATGCCGGAAGTTGACGCCGTGGTGGTGGATGCTCCAACCTCTATGCATCCCGAGGTCATCATCAAGAGCTGTAAAGCTAAAAAGCATGTATTCACCGAAAAGGCTTTGGCGATAACGACGAAGGAAGCAGATGCCATTGTTGAGGCGGTGAAATCATCGGGCATCAAATTTATGATTTCCCTCCCCAATAGATGCAGACCGGAAATTCTCTTCGCTAAAAAGGTGATTGAAGAGAAGATAATAGGGGATATAACCTTCGCTCGTCTGAGGGTCGCCCATTGCGCTGCTTTGGATTATTGGTGGCAGCCGGGAAATTGGTTCAGGGACCCTGTGCGGGCGGGAGGAGGCGCCTTCATAGACCTTGGCTGCCACACCCTTGACCTTGCCCTCTGGTTCCTGGGCAAACCCAAAAGGGTTACGGCTATGCTTAATAACTTCCTCGGTAATTACGAGGTTGATGATAACTCCGTTGCGTTAGTTGAATTCCAGAACAAAGCACTCTGTGTCCTGGATGTCTCCTGGGTTCATCGCTCGGGAAGCAACCCCATTGAGCTTTTCGGCACGGAAGGCTCGCTCGTGATAAATTCGGTGAATCAAAGGATAGCTCTCACATCAACAAAGCTCGCAAACTACGGAATAGACGGCTGGATAACCCCAACCAAGCTTCCTGACCCTCTGCCCTCTCCAATGAGGCAATGGCTTGATGCGATAACTAAAGATACGCCAACATATATCACGATTGAAGACGGGCGCAATTTGACCGAACTAATTGAGGCAAGCACAATCTCCTCTAAGGAAGGGAGGGTTGTTGAGTTTCCCTTAAAATATTAAGATTAAGCCTCCCTTTTGTAGTTATTTCGTTAACCCTTTTCGCCCTGGGAGAGGAGCACAAGTTAGTAGCTTATTACAGCTTTGACGAGGGAGAAGGAGTAATTGCTCACGACTATTCGGGAAATCAAAACGATGCAACCATCATGGGAGCGAAATGGGTGGATGGTGTTTGCGGGAGAGCTCTTTATTTCAGTAAAGGGAGCGATTTAATATGCGGAGGAGGGTTAGAGTTTTGCTTCGTCTTCCCAGGCGATTACTCACTGGAGGCTTGGGTTAAACACAATAGCAGGGAGCCGCAAATTTATATTGCAAAATGGACTGGTGCTGGCAACAAATCCGGCTGGTGGCTCGGCTATTTTGAGGGGAAAGTTCAATTCGGAGATTATCACGAGGGTGGACATGTTAGAATTCAGGGATATGATATAGCGGATGGAAAATGGCATCATGTTGTTGGGGTAAGAAGAGGAAAAGAAATTTATCTATATGTGGATGGAGAGAGGGTAGGGAAGGGGACAACTCCGGGCAAAGTGGCGGGAGATAATCTAGCACCTCTGCGAATAGGCGGCTTTGGCGTTTCCCGCTACAAACGCTGGGCATTTGAAGGAGCAATAGACGAAGTTCGTATTTACAACAGAGCTTTGAGCGAGGACGAGATAAGAGAGCGCTACAATACGATAAAAAGCGGAAATAAATCCCCAACCCTCTCCCCAATTTCTTCCGGTCTCCCCCTATCTTATTATGTAGGCGGCACTGTGGCAAGCGTTTATGCCGAAGGCGAACCGATAAATTTCTTCTTGTGGATTACAAGCACTAAACCCACAACTAAATTCTTAATGGACATCTA
This sequence is a window from bacterium. Protein-coding genes within it:
- the rgy gene encoding reverse gyrase, with amino-acid sequence MMDLKIVYKNLCPNCGNDIGSERLAKGLPCELCLPNENEQLRFGPLLGIEERKRRVEEVEELFRTVVRTKMWALQRFWVRRFLEGESFALIAPTGSGKTTTQIILSLYSAKFLRRRCLIILPTSLLVNEVAEKLKRYAKELNLDVVVASYHSMLSRREKDSELLKMDSAEIIITTHLSIMKKEEINRQNVDVVFVDDVDSFLRKSKAIRFVLRMMNLPDEIKGIVEDVFEQRIDVKEAVLQISKLRYGRKIQSQLLVSGATQRAKRTKSLTILNSIFGFSIGLKPEFGRNIVDCFIEAADIKEETLRLVNILGTGGLIFVPMDKGSEFAEQLEEFLTGKGVKVKAFLKPDKKAFEAFKSGELDALIGMVTTRSPLVRGIDLPGRIRYAIFVGVPKFVIRIKIEEFHPTKWLMLLNNIQQAIKEKYQREYEYLVADLIKIKTLTAEQLEAVRKSLIENRSLDGFLEFVRKIAQKGLEFFKKILKDEDILKAIRESPTISFSDKEGEYTFLIPDSVAYVQASGRTSRLFISGITKGLSVVIVDEEKAFNSLKKELSYFEEIEWKQFEEINLEEVLREIDEDRKRISLALEDKLKVEEAKIALTTKLLIVESPTKVKTIARFFGKPARKSYENLVVNEVFGANSYFIIAASKGHITDLSLQEGLFGVEIKDTFIPYFKPIKRCILCGREIEEEEEACPCGGNKFVDAEARIDALRRIASLVDEVIIGTDPDSEGEKIAFDLCLLLKPMNENIKRVRFHEVTRKEILRVLENLEDFDLNLVKAQIVRRVQDRWIGFGISPVLWKVFRNNRLSAGRVQTPVLGWIVDRTKKLKEREELISLKLENGLQISFRAKKGTYDKIISNGFVELKDVNVYEDEVNPYPPFTTDTLLSTLTTFLKIDANEAMQIAQKLFENGLITYHRTSSTTVSSVGINIAKEYISSTFGEDYFRARKWESEGAHECIRPTMAVDSQKLKNLIGLKLLRFPSPLTDRDIRAYDIIFKRFIASQMKPAQVERIKFKVLAGDEEREFEFINRILEDGFTKIIKLQARNISGLQEGKSRILESAKRVVPAHSPFTYSEIVSMMKDKGIGRPSTYAKILEILKKRNYVKEVRKSLLVATSLGIRVYGFSQLNFSKYLNEETTRRLEEEMDNIESGKKDFEDVLRQIYAEVREIIRSSMENGVKYPMLSSVDLIREPR
- a CDS encoding Gfo/Idh/MocA family oxidoreductase — its product is MPKRKLRVGIIGVGGIAQAHMQSYAKLKDKVELVAFCDTILERAEQGAKQYGARNAKVFTDYREMLEMKDLDAVDICTPNKFHAPQAIDALKAGKHVYCEKPMAMNTEEAEEMVRTAKETGLKLSVGYPSRFSDDAQFLKSLIASGELGEIYYAEAAAIRRRGVPTWGVFLSKELQGGGPLIDIGTHIVDLTLWLMGDYSKPVAVLGTTYQKLAPLGGYNIWGPWDPKKFEVEDSAFGLVKLESGATLMVKSSWALNLLEPQPSFICGTKGGAIFGGGSVRIFSHTHNRLIDITPVPTQSSGSLFDREISDWVDALLNDREPLVKAEEAAQVTRILDLIYKSADLGKAINLV
- a CDS encoding Gfo/Idh/MocA family oxidoreductase, producing the protein MVGIAMLSFAHVHAEGYARQVMEQPDAQIVVIWDEDEERGREMAKKYNVPFEPDLDKVLAMPEVDAVVVDAPTSMHPEVIIKSCKAKKHVFTEKALAITTKEADAIVEAVKSSGIKFMISLPNRCRPEILFAKKVIEEKIIGDITFARLRVAHCAALDYWWQPGNWFRDPVRAGGGAFIDLGCHTLDLALWFLGKPKRVTAMLNNFLGNYEVDDNSVALVEFQNKALCVLDVSWVHRSGSNPIELFGTEGSLVINSVNQRIALTSTKLANYGIDGWITPTKLPDPLPSPMRQWLDAITKDTPTYITIEDGRNLTELIEASTISSKEGRVVEFPLKY
- a CDS encoding flavodoxin family protein — translated: MASYKFKTLILYFSFHHKNTEKVAKAMGEVLNADLVEITKASPEMIFDYDLIGFGSGIYAFSHHKLLFEYLNKLNTVSNKNAFIFSTCGAPVGIKFHKKLRKELVKKGFEIVGEFNCLGWITFGPFKLFGGINKGRPNELDILKAKEFAKTLMAKICPK
- a CDS encoding YifB family Mg chelatase-like AAA ATPase — its product is MFARTFSGVLVGVDAYLVEVEADTSLGLPQFHVVGLPDTSVQEARERVRSAIKNSGFDFPYNKRLTINLAPADIRKEGSFYDLSIAVGLLAATDQLDSRNLDEFILVGELALEGTVREVSGVLPIALMARREGKKLIIPKANANEVSFVEGITAYPVTNLAETIAFLRGDIEIPPVPFQPIPQDDLLNYDLDFSDVKGQEHAKRALEVAAAGQHNVLLIGPPGSGKTMLAKRLPTILPPLSLEEALETTKIYSVAGLLSHSTPIILQRPFRSPHHTISTAGLAGGGTVPRPGEISLAHNGVLFLDEFPEFRRDSLEVLRQPLEEGYVSISRAKLTITYPARFTLVAAMNPCPCGYFGDATRTCTCTPMQIHKYLAKISGPLLDRIDIHIEVPRLPQEKLLQEAQGESSAKIRERVMRAREIQAKRFAGTNIFFNAHMNSKQIREFCPLSSDVKDVLRSAISRLDLSARAYDRIIKVARTIADLEGSENIEVHHIGEAIQYRSLDRKFW